TGTGGGTTATGCTATGAAGTTCTAAAGGCTTATTTAATGGCCTTTAAGGGGTTAAGAGCGCATTTTTTCTGCGCCCGTTTTTCCGGATTATGTTTTTGATTTGGTTTTTTGCAATCTGTTACCTGTTTTCTCTATTCTGCCTGACATAAAACCACGAGGCGCTCATTTTATAAGCGCCCATAATCTATGAGAGTATAATAAAATGCTTATGAAATTCGACTGCCCCAAATGTCAGAAGCCTTACAAACTCAGCGAGAACTTCTCGCCTCCAAGCCCCAAGGTGATTTTCCCTTGCAGAAAGTGCGGGCATGAGATCATCCTGAATTTTTCAGACTCAACTGAAGCTCCTAGCGATTTCAAACTGGGAGAGGCGGCTAAGGAAGAAAAACCAGACAAACTTGTAGAAAAGATCATTGATCATGTAAAAAAAATCAAACCTCTTCCCAACGTTGTCCTAAAGGCAAGAAAACTCCTCAAAGACGAAGACGCTACACTCTCCGATATATCGACCCTGATTGAAACAGATCCTGCAATGGCAACAAGGGTTCTAAGATTCGCCAACTCAGCCTATTATGGAATGCAGGGCAAGGTAGCTTCACTAAAGCATGCCGCGCACATCCTGGGATTTACCCAGATTGCCCATATGTTCGAAATAGTCGGAAGTGTGGAAATGCTGGGTTCAAAGCTTAAAGGCTATGGCTTTGACGCTATGACCCTATGGAAGCACTCCCTGTTTACGGCATCGGCCGCAAGGCAGATAGCAGAGGCTATAAATCCGGCCCTTGAGGGCGAGGCATTTACCTCCGGACTGATCCACGATGTAGGCAAACTGGTGCTGGATCCTTTTGTCCAGGAACAAAAAGAACTATTCGCGCGGAAACTGGGCGAAAAAAAAGTATCAATGCTAAATGTTGAAAGGGATCTGCTTGGTATTGATCATGCCCAGGCAGGATACGCAGTTTGCAGAACATGGAACCTCCCGAAACTCCTGAGCAATGCAATATTGTATCATCATACACCTGACAGAGACACAAACAGCCCTACCCTGTCCACAATTCTTTCAATTGCAAATATTCTTGCCGTAAAAAGCGGGATGGGACTGGATGAAGAGCACGCCCCTGTCTCAAATGAAGCCATAGACGCCATAGGGCTCGAGCTTGGTGATATGATGAGGATTGCCTCTGATTCAGCATCGTTTGTGCAGGAAGCATCTGAAACTCTGAAGGTTGCATAAATAACTGTCAGGAACGCCGATTATTGAACCAGTCGTCGAGTCTTTCATATGCGGAATTAAGTATCTGCATGATCTGCTTGGATGTTTCCAGCTTTTCAGGATCATGCATGAACCTATCTGAATGATATTTTCTTATTTCCCTGTTTCTGGCCTTTTTAACCTCGTCAAAACTTGACGGAGGCTGGAGTCCGAAGGTTTTCAAATCTTCGACAACCTGCGGCGGATATCCTCCGAAACCAGAACGCCCTCTCTCATATGAAGTATCATGACTGAAATTTTGTCCATCCTCTGACGAATAATGTTCGTCCTCATGGTATTTTTTTCCTGGCCCTTTTTCTCCATAAACTGATTGATCGGCATACCTGTCAATCAAATCGCCAGCCTTTGAACTGGCAATATTTATTATTCTTTTTATTATTCCCGGCACTGTTTTTGCTCCTACAGTTTTCAAGGTGTTATTCCGATTCATAAATTCATACTGAGCCTTTTCAGAGTTTTAACAGTCTGAAACCGACTCCATTCAGAAAGAACGAAAGGAGATAAATTATGGGACACGCCATTGACTTCGCAGCATATGCCAGCAGAAAAAAAGATGAAAACGATGCACTGGAAGCACGGAAAGAAATGTCAGATTTCCGTGAAGCCTGGAGACTTATAAATAATCTTCCCACTTCAAAAATTGTCAGACTATTCCGCCGTGCTCTTAGACTCAGGCTTATCACAATGGCGAATATTCAGGCTGATACAACCGAACCGTAAATATTTTTGAAACATGATTTTTGATTATGGATATTTTCTCCATAATCAAAAATCTAAATTCATCAGTTCGCATTCCAAAATTCGCTTCATTCCTGAATAATCAAGCACCCTTATCTGAACCTATGAGCTATGGGGAATCTGCGTCCGAGTCCAAACGCCTTGGTTGTCACTCTTAAGCCGGGAGGAGCCTGCTGGCGCTTGTATTCGTTATTCATTATCCTGCGCATCACATCTTCGGTAATCTTCCTGTCATAACCAGCTTCAACAATTTCATCAATTCCTTTAAACTCTTCCACCGCAAGCTTCAGGATTTTGTCAAGAAGATCATATTCAGGCAGATCATCCTGATCCTTCTGGTCATGTTTGAGCTCAGCTGAAGGAGCCTTGTCAATTATTCTTTGCGGTATAATCTCCCCATTCTTATTCAGGTCATTGCATATTTCATAAACCTTGGTCTTGAATACGTCTGAGATTACTGCAAGCCCTCCATTCATGTCTCCATACAGAGTGCAGTAGCCGGTCGCCATTTCAGACTTGTTACCTGTTGTCAGAAGAATGCGGTTTTCCTTATTTGAAATTGCCATAAGAATGACGCCCCTGATTCTTGCCTGGAGATTCTGCTCCGTGATCCCCGGATTCTCTGGATCAAGATTTCCGTGGGCTGTCAAAAAGGCCTCAAAAAGCGGCTTAATGGGCATTATCCTTCGCTCTGTCCCAAGATTTGCGGCAAGCTTTTCAGTGTCTTCAAAATTGTCTTTATCAGTATATTCGGAAGGCATGAATACGGTCAGAACATTTTCAGGGCCAAGTGCATCTGCCGCAACCGCAGCTACGATGGCGGAATCGATCCCGCCGGAAAGCCCGATTACAGCTTTTGAAAATCCGCATTTGCGTACATAATCCCGCACTCCGCATGAAAGTGCCTTGAAAACGGATGAAGACTCATTTTCGGATACAGAATGAATTTCACCCTCGCCTGCCGCAAAATCAACGCAAACAATATCCTCCTCAAAATCAGACGCCCTTGACAGCATTCTGCCGGAAACGTCAAAAGCCATGCTCATGCCGTCAAAAAGAAGACTGTCGTTGCCGCCTACCTGGTTTGCATAGACTATGTTCATCCCATATGTTCCTGCAATATTCTTCAGGATTTCCTTTCTCAAGTCTTCTTTGCCTGTATTGTAAGGGGAAGCCGAAATATTTATCATCAGGCTCGCACCGGTTTCCGCAAGCTGGCTTACAGGATTCACGGAGTACATCGAAGTCTGGAAATAATCCTTGTCATTCCATATATCTTCACAAATTGTCAGGCCCATGCTTACGCCTTTATACAAAAATGCCGAATACGGCCCGCCTGAATGAAAATATCTTTTTTCATCAAAGACATCATAATTAGGAAGAAGCTGTTTGTAAGCTTTTTTGATAATTTTGCCGTCTTCAAAAAGAACTGCTGCGTTGAAAAGATCCTTTTCCTTTCTGTCAACAAAACCAAGAACAACTCCGATGCCCTTGATTCTGGACACAAGCTTTTCAAGGGCCTCAATATTGGCATCCACAAAATCAGAGCGCTCCAGAAGATCCCTCGGAGGATATCCGAGAAGAGCCATTTCCGGAAAAACAACGAGGTTGCACCCCATTATCAGAGCTTTTTCAGAAAACTCGACTATCTTTAATGCGTTACCTTTAAAGTCACCGATTGTAGGATTTATCTGGGCTATGGCTATTTTCATGTATCATGTCTCTCTGCTGGGTTGTTCAAGCTGTTCTAATCAGGCAAAGGGATAGCATAAAAGAGGATGGGGTGAAACGGATTTTGATCAGGCCGCAGGAAAAATCCATGCGGCCATTTTAGTCTCTGTTCCACTAAGGGCCCGTAAAATAATTACATGGCCGTTTGTTTGATGAAGGGGATAATGGAATAGTTCCATTCACCATGAAAATCATCACGTTGAATGCGTATTGCCGTAAATTCCTCATCAGTAACTTTGATGCCCTTGGGATAAAGTTTAGAATCGATACTTGCCCTTACTTTTAATCCTTTTTGAGTAGTGGTCGCAGCAATCAAGTTGACGATTACTTCATGGCTAATCAATGGCTGTCCTCGCCAATTCATGCTTATGTGCGAAAACAATCGATGTTCAATCTTGTTCCACTTGCTTGTTCCTGGAGGAAAATGACTAACCCTTATGAGAATGCCAAGTTCATCAGATAATTTTTGCAATTCAAGCTTCCAAAGTCGTACGCGGGAGCCATTGCTGCCGCCTCCATCCGCCATGATTACAAGCTCTTTAGCATCATTATAGAGTGGAGCCCCCATTGCAAACCACCATCTTCGAATAGTTGCCACGGCAAAGCTTGCCGTATCGTGATCCGTGCCGACACTTACCCATCCGGTGTTGTTTGCCAGATCATAAACACCGTATGGATTCGCTCTTCCCAACTCTTTATCCACAAAATCATACACGTTAACTTTTTCTGGATCTCCCTGAGGTCGCCATTCCTTTCCGCCGTTTTTATATTGCCAAACCAGCTCTTTCTTCTTGGTATCAACTGAAATCACCGGCTGGCCATTACTAATCGCCTCTTCCGCAATCGTATTTATATACTCAAATTGTGCGTTGCGATCAGGATGGCTGCTTCCCTCCAGTGTCTTACGATTGCCCTGCAGGCTGTATCCCAGATTTTTAAGCAGATCGCCTATCGATGTGTGGCTGACAATATGTCCTTGCTTCTTCAATTCAGACTCTAACTGTCTCAGACTTTTGCAGGTCCAGCGCAAGGATGAATCAGGATTACCGCGAGTTACAGGTTCCACAAGGCTTTCCAAAGCTGCGGTTAGAGCTGCGTTCACTTTTACGGTAGCTTTTCTACCAGCACCCTCTCGTCTTATTCGCTGGCGCCCGCCACTCTTGTTTTCCAGTCGCTGACATAACTCTTTCAGACCTTGCTTTATCGAGCCTATAGCTACTCCTGTCGCTTTACTTACAAGCGTTATTCCTCCATGGCCAATTGCTTTCGCTTCGGAAGCAGCATGCAAGCGCCTTAATCGCTCATCCAGCGTCCATTCAAGATTCTGAAAACGTTCTCTGATTTTTAATTCACTAGTCATGATCCAATATTAACACATGTTGTTAAAATAGCTATGTTATTATTTTACAATGCCTTAGTTGTTGGAAAACGAAATAATAGACTTTTCTATCGTTCTTGATTTTGGGGAACTTTTTGAAAAAAGTTCCCCAACCCCCTCAAAAACCTAATGTGTTTATGATAGCAATACGTATTGGTACTTTTTCTTATCTCCGCTCTTTCATAATATCTAAAAGTTTTTGCGGAGCTTTTTTCAGAAAGCGGCCCGCCGGCAGATTTAAGTTGAAATATTAGACACTTATTTAAACAATAATATTTCAGTATTTAACAGGAAGATAGCCTTTTATAATGACTGACTCTTTTCAGTTCACAAGCTCTTTCCTGAAAAGCTCTTCATTAAAGCTGCAACCAAGAAAATCCACAATAATCTTCAGATCCTTGTAAGCATTGTCGAGGCAAACAGTACCTCCTGGTGAAGGAGTCATGTTAAAGGTGATACCCTTCCCAGTGTTTATCTTTGCTTCGCCCAAAAGAAGTTCCTTTTTCTTCTTGTCAATAAGCTGTGGCCTCAGACCACCGAAACCCTTTGCAAACTGAAGATCCTTGAGCTTCACCGAAGGCATTATTTTTCTTACATCCTTAAGGAAAAGCCGTCTGTTAACGAATGGAATCTCAAACAGGAAATTCTTGAAAATATAATTTCTGATGTCGCTCACGCTGTAAAGATCCATAAGCACCTTGAACACAGACTTGTCCAGTTTCAGAACCTTGAAAAACTCGACAACTGTGCTGATATTGTAGCGCTCAAGCATTGGAAGCATAAGGGCCGTAGGCCCGATGCGGGTAAGGCCTGGAGTCGTGACATCAGGATCGCCATGAATTGCGGCAAAAGGAAGTTTGTCGTTCTGTACTGTATATACCTTTCCGTTAAGATACTGAGGCGTGAAGTAATAAGAGCCGCCGACAGGAAGGCAGCTGAATTCATGGCCATATCCCATGCTCTGGGCAAAAAGCAGAGAATGTCCGCCAGCAGAGACAACGACGAATCGTGCCTGAAGATCACCTTTTCTGGTCTTTACGACATATTCCCCATTCTTCTCACGGATCGATATGACTGCTTCATTCAGGCGGACATCGACTGTCTTTCCGGTCTCTTTCTTAGCATTCTGAACAAAAGAATGGGCCATGGTATAATAATCCACGGCTGTGTACTCACCCTCAACTCCTATTGCAACAATCTCTTCTTTTCGGCCGTCTACGACTGCAGGCTCGATCCTGGCGATATCTTCCTTTTCCCACAAACGCATATTCGGGAAGTGGGGGCTGAAAAGCTCGAACCTTTTCCTGATAAGATCGCACTCCTTTTTCCCAACTCCAAGAACCATCTTTGAATATTTCGTCATCAACCCGGCTGTATTTTTCTGGGCTTTGGCATAGTTTATAAGCATGCGGGCGGCCTTATTCACATTTATGGCCTTTTCGAGCGAGTAATTAGTCTCGATGTCCCCGCAGTGCAGGGTCTGTGAATTGTTTGTTGCCGCAGAATTGACCTGGGAAAGATCGTCGTACTTTTCAACCAGACCGATTGCCTTGAGGTCCGTATATCTTGCCAGCTCGTAAAGAAGCGAGGTTCCTGAGATACCTCCGCCAATAATCAGAACATCATACCGGGTTGTTGCCATTTTAAGACCCTTTTTATTATTAATCCTTAATTAAAAAAACAGATGCCTTTTATTAAAAAGGTATAAATAGATTTTTTTATCGGGAATTTCAAGCATTCACAGAACTTTAAAATTAAGAATCAGGCTATAACTGAAAGGCACATGGCTTAAAGTGATTTTACAAGCCTTTCTCCTCAAAAATTTTCAAATTTTACGGGGAATAAACTTGTGTTGAACCATGCAAAAGCAACATCCTCGATTATTGA
Above is a genomic segment from Desulforegula conservatrix Mb1Pa containing:
- a CDS encoding HDOD domain-containing protein — translated: MLMKFDCPKCQKPYKLSENFSPPSPKVIFPCRKCGHEIILNFSDSTEAPSDFKLGEAAKEEKPDKLVEKIIDHVKKIKPLPNVVLKARKLLKDEDATLSDISTLIETDPAMATRVLRFANSAYYGMQGKVASLKHAAHILGFTQIAHMFEIVGSVEMLGSKLKGYGFDAMTLWKHSLFTASAARQIAEAINPALEGEAFTSGLIHDVGKLVLDPFVQEQKELFARKLGEKKVSMLNVERDLLGIDHAQAGYAVCRTWNLPKLLSNAILYHHTPDRDTNSPTLSTILSIANILAVKSGMGLDEEHAPVSNEAIDAIGLELGDMMRIASDSASFVQEASETLKVA
- a CDS encoding J domain-containing protein, producing MKTVGAKTVPGIIKRIINIASSKAGDLIDRYADQSVYGEKGPGKKYHEDEHYSSEDGQNFSHDTSYERGRSGFGGYPPQVVEDLKTFGLQPPSSFDEVKKARNREIRKYHSDRFMHDPEKLETSKQIMQILNSAYERLDDWFNNRRS
- a CDS encoding NAD+ synthase, translating into MKIAIAQINPTIGDFKGNALKIVEFSEKALIMGCNLVVFPEMALLGYPPRDLLERSDFVDANIEALEKLVSRIKGIGVVLGFVDRKEKDLFNAAVLFEDGKIIKKAYKQLLPNYDVFDEKRYFHSGGPYSAFLYKGVSMGLTICEDIWNDKDYFQTSMYSVNPVSQLAETGASLMINISASPYNTGKEDLRKEILKNIAGTYGMNIVYANQVGGNDSLLFDGMSMAFDVSGRMLSRASDFEEDIVCVDFAAGEGEIHSVSENESSSVFKALSCGVRDYVRKCGFSKAVIGLSGGIDSAIVAAVAADALGPENVLTVFMPSEYTDKDNFEDTEKLAANLGTERRIMPIKPLFEAFLTAHGNLDPENPGITEQNLQARIRGVILMAISNKENRILLTTGNKSEMATGYCTLYGDMNGGLAVISDVFKTKVYEICNDLNKNGEIIPQRIIDKAPSAELKHDQKDQDDLPEYDLLDKILKLAVEEFKGIDEIVEAGYDRKITEDVMRRIMNNEYKRQQAPPGLRVTTKAFGLGRRFPIAHRFR
- a CDS encoding ISAzo13 family transposase, giving the protein MTSELKIRERFQNLEWTLDERLRRLHAASEAKAIGHGGITLVSKATGVAIGSIKQGLKELCQRLENKSGGRQRIRREGAGRKATVKVNAALTAALESLVEPVTRGNPDSSLRWTCKSLRQLESELKKQGHIVSHTSIGDLLKNLGYSLQGNRKTLEGSSHPDRNAQFEYINTIAEEAISNGQPVISVDTKKKELVWQYKNGGKEWRPQGDPEKVNVYDFVDKELGRANPYGVYDLANNTGWVSVGTDHDTASFAVATIRRWWFAMGAPLYNDAKELVIMADGGGSNGSRVRLWKLELQKLSDELGILIRVSHFPPGTSKWNKIEHRLFSHISMNWRGQPLISHEVIVNLIAATTTQKGLKVRASIDSKLYPKGIKVTDEEFTAIRIQRDDFHGEWNYSIIPFIKQTAM
- a CDS encoding FAD-dependent oxidoreductase, which encodes MATTRYDVLIIGGGISGTSLLYELARYTDLKAIGLVEKYDDLSQVNSAATNNSQTLHCGDIETNYSLEKAINVNKAARMLINYAKAQKNTAGLMTKYSKMVLGVGKKECDLIRKRFELFSPHFPNMRLWEKEDIARIEPAVVDGRKEEIVAIGVEGEYTAVDYYTMAHSFVQNAKKETGKTVDVRLNEAVISIREKNGEYVVKTRKGDLQARFVVVSAGGHSLLFAQSMGYGHEFSCLPVGGSYYFTPQYLNGKVYTVQNDKLPFAAIHGDPDVTTPGLTRIGPTALMLPMLERYNISTVVEFFKVLKLDKSVFKVLMDLYSVSDIRNYIFKNFLFEIPFVNRRLFLKDVRKIMPSVKLKDLQFAKGFGGLRPQLIDKKKKELLLGEAKINTGKGITFNMTPSPGGTVCLDNAYKDLKIIVDFLGCSFNEELFRKELVN